From Stegostoma tigrinum isolate sSteTig4 chromosome 1, sSteTig4.hap1, whole genome shotgun sequence:
cttgacctgaaacatcagcttttgtgctcctaagatgctgcttggcctgctgtgttcatccagctccacactttgttatcattaattcctactctttgttccctttctgccaaccagtttcctatccattaTTCTAAAATGCAAACTCATTGCTGACAAAATGTTCTACTGGAGGATCTTTCCACAGCCTTTTGGGCCTAAGACACTTCTGACTATCCAGCAGAAAAGTCCCCAGAGGATAGCCAGGAATGCCACTACAGGCTTGCTGTGCCTGGAGCCAAACTCTTGATTCAGTGCAGCTATTTCCAAAGTGAGGTTCTACCAGGGGAGGAGCTGTTCCACAGGCAGAAAACATTGATTCCTTGTGTTTTTTTATAACTAGAATATCTGTGGGGTGTTGTTCTTCACTTTTGCCTAATTGTGTTGGGGGAGGAAAATTATGTTAAAATATGAAATATGTACTAAGTTTTATTGTTGATATGTTCTAAGCAAACCATTTACAGCTGAATTTATGCAGTGATTCTGTAATTTGTTCAGCTATTGATAGTCTTCAGGGGATTATCAATTTTGGCATAGAGAACAGCATAAGCAGGAACAGCGCTTGCTACAGGATGGTAATGTTCTGGCTCATTAAATTTAAATGTAGTTTTGCAATTTTGAATTCTTGATTCCTGGGGATGTATTTGCAAAAGGACATTTTGATAACGTGACCAGTTATTGTTCAATAAACATAAATACAATTTAATTGTAAGGTACATTAGGGGTAAAATTCAGAGTGATACTTCTCATTTTTTAGGCCACATCTGGGGAGATAATGGCTTGATAACATTATTGTTTCGCTATTAATTCAGAtagccagataatgttctggtgacttgggttcaaatcctgctgtgcgaaatggtggatttgaattcaacaagaAAAAGTTgaaataagagtctaataatgaccacgagtcattaccttgtctggcctgcaTGCTACTCCAGATTATCaaagcaatgtggtggactcttaactcggggccactcaactcctgacctcactacagctttgttcaaacatggacaaaagagctgaattccagaggtgaggtgagagtgacagcccttgacatcaaggcagcattcaactgaatgtggcaCTGAGGtcagacttcacctgatgaaggagcagtgctccaaaagcttgtgatttcaagtaaacctgttggaccatagcctggtgtcatgtgacttctgatcttgtccatctaacaggacaagagcagcagatacttgggaacactacCATGtgcaagtgcccctccaagccactcaccatcctgacttggaaatatattgacttCCTTCACTattgatgggtcaaaatcctggaattcccttcctaatgacattgtgggtctaccttctTCACATAGACTGCTGTGgctcaagagggcagctcaccagcatcttcttaatggcaactagggacaggcaataaatgctggccggacAGTGACATCAATAtttccatgaaagaattaaaaaagaaCAGTTGAATATTGATCTACTACCAAATCTGCCTGCAATTCCAGAATATTCTGTCAGTTgcagttttctttcagttttagaAATCTTTTAAAATCCTTTCTTCACTGGGAAAAATAGGAACAAAATCCATAAAGGTGTCAAACTAAAGTAGATGGTAAAATTATGCATAAATTGTCTAACAAAAATAATCTTATGAATttatattttattgttttaaCAATATTCAAACCTTTTggcatttttaaattgaaataaatggtttaatttcctttatttttgcTGAAATTAGTACATAACTCTTACATTGTTATAATATCGTAATATCTTAATGGTTGCAGTGAGTTCTCTCCTGAGTTGAAATAATTCAATTAAACTCCTTAAGCATGTTGAAAAAGTACTTTTAAGATGAAATACTTTGACATCTCAAGAGGCTTGAGAAACAGCCTAAAGTCCTAATAAGCTTAATTACCTTTGCAATTTAGTTGTTCTAATTGAGTGTAAATAAATTAATTTGAACTGATAACTAAAACAAAAGAGACAATGATATCTATAAAATTTTCAGTGAATGACAGAGTTGCTTgatgttgtgataatgggaactgcttttgtgctcctgggatgctgctgggcctgctgtgttcatccagcctcacattttattagcctgatgctgcttggcctgctgtgttcatccagctccacacttttgttatctcacatAATCACTGCAGTGAGTTACAATATTCAAACAGAATGCTCTAATTCAATTATACCAATAAGAGTGATGCATCAATTTATGAATGTCATTAGAAACTATCATCAAATTACAGCATTCAAGTTGGCAAAAACTTTATCTCAAACAACTTATTGTTATTTCTAATCAACATTCAGTTTCGGATTTTCTTATTATCATCAAGATCCTGAGTTAATTTAGTTACATAGCCGTGGTTTCATATTACAGGTGAATCTTACTAAAATAGCTTGTCAATTTCAACCATAAGATATATGTTAGGTGCTGTAAAAGAGACTCATCAAGAGTATTAATATAACGATGCAATTCATAGTCAAAGGGGTTTATATGACATAGCAAACTGAATGCAAAGCTTAATATTCATCAGAGTTCATTTTATTAAGCTACCTACTACTGTATATATTGATTGGATTTGTTCTTAAAAACCAGTTACTGGTTTTCAATCAGATAATTTCATACACTTGGTCCGATAGTAATGGAATGTATTTAACATCGAAATTAACCTCCTCACACAATTATCCTTCATTTCATAACAAAGTCATAGAGCCaaacagcacagtaacagactTTTTGGTCGAAACAGTCTGACCTAAATATGATCCCAAACTAAcaagtcccacatgcctgctcctggcccatatccctctaaactgctGATGCCGCATTCCTGACAGCCGACTCCAAGCCGCgtccccatttcttacctactaacctcatcccgctcccttgacctgtctgtcctccctggactgacctatctcctccttacctccccacctacactcacctttactggctccatccccacctctttgacttgtctgcctcctctgcacctatattctcctctaaccatcttcgatccgcctccccctctctccctatttatttcagaacctccttccccatcccccattactgacgaagggtctaggccggaaacgtcatcttttgtgctcctaagatactgcttggcctgctgtgttcacccagtttcacatcttgttatctcagattctctagcacctgtgttcctattatctcggatACAGTCTTTCCTCTGATGTAGGCCCAAAACAAGGTATATCAGGTTCAAAGAtgataagaactgcagatgccggagaatccgagataacaaagtgtggagctggataaacacagtaggccaagcagcgtcttaggagttGCTCCTAAGATtttataggattaaaggcaggattctcggcagtgtggaggaacagcgggatcttggtgttcaagtgcatagctccctcaaagttgccacccaagtgaatgaggttgttaagaaagcatatggtgttttagctttcattaacagggggatcgagtttaagagccgcgaggttatgctgcagctctacaaaaccctggtgacaccaacacttggaatattgtgtccagttctggccaccctattataggaaagatgtggaggctttggaaagggtgcaaaggaggtttaccaggatgctgcctggactggagggcttgtcttacaaggagaggttgactgacctcggacttttctctctggagaggaggaggaagagaggtgacctggtcgaggtgtacaaggtaatgagaggcatggatagagtcgagagccagagacttttccccagggcaggattgactgccacgagggatcatagttttaaggtgttaggaggaaggtatagaggagacgtcagagggaggttcttcatccagagagctgtgagcgcgtggaatagtttaTCAGTGGTAGTcgggaagtggagtcattagtgacatttaagcgactgctggacatgtgcatggacagcagtgaattgaggggaatgtaggttgttattttatttttggatttggattattccacagcataacatcgtgggccaaagggcctgtactgtgctgtacttttctatgttctattttctaagctgcttggcctgctgtgttcatccagctccacaccttgttatataagGTTCAAACTAGAGCTCGGCAACTCTGGTATTTAAGCACTTCTTCCCGCAAAGGGTGATGAAAATTTAGCACTCACAAAAGGCTGTAGAGGCTACATCAATAAACAAAGATTCAAAATTGCAACAGAACCTTTAGGTAATCTGGGCACACACAGGCTTATGCCGTGTGACAGAAATGCTGCCAGGAATCAGTGCCAAGCCTGATGATCAGAGGCCGGCTTCCACTTTGTCTTGAAGTGTGAAGAGATTTGCTGGCTTCAGGTGTAATGTGGTTGGTTCGTGTGGCTGACCTATTGAAATGAAGCAGGCTGCCTGTACAGTGATTGCTGCCAGACCACAGGCAGTTCACAAAACGCCTGCAATCGGTATAGAATCCACGGCAGCGTTCCAATGCTTTCATCAAGGTTACCACATTACAGACAGACAGCACTCAACACCGAGTTCAATCTTACTGCGGCACCGAGCGCTGGGGAGCTCTGATGTTGGAACTTTATTTAGTTTCCCACACTCACAGGTCACCTTATTAGCTGCTGTTTGCAGCATTGTTGCTTCAAGACAGTCTATTTACAAGTGCTATTTACAAGTGCTAACAGATTCTCTCATAGACCGACAGCTTTTCCAATGGCACTTCAAACTTGTTACATGCATTTTCCGCAATGGAGCTTTGAATTTCAGGTATGTTTGCTTATGTAATGTTATATTTAGGGCACTGCTTAAGGTACTTTGTATTTATGCCTAGTGGGATATGAGCTCCGTCCAATGGCAGCTCCTTGGCTCTTACCGGCTGAAGTTTCAGGTTATAGTGTTCGTTCGGCAGTGGCAGTTTGCCATCGCCCCCTCTATCTCCCACTGCCCACCACCACTCCCTCCAGGGATAGGGTGATGGGCTCTGTCCCAAGGCAGCCTCAGTCAGAACTGGAACTGAACCCGCACTGGTTCTACATCGCATCTAGCCACCGGAGGCTGAGATACGGTCACAAACATCCACACAGCACAAACTCGCTTTTCTTTCTTGTGAATGCTTTCTAATGCAAGCTGCCTTTGTCAGAGCCAGTTCACACCGGAGAAATGGGCGCCGGCAATAATTCCTCAGCGGACCTGGTGGACGCAAATGCTTTTGGGAAACGGGAACGGTGATCTGGAGGTTTAGGGAGACAGTTCCAGGCGGCCAGGCTAAGCGGGCGGTGGAACACACGGGAGACGAGACAGACACTGAGGAAAGTGGCAGAGAACTGGCTGGGGAGAAATTGACATAAACACTGATTTAATTAACACCGACTAAATATCTTATAACACATAAAACGCCTTACAATGTTAGATCATACTAGGGGTAAACTGTGATCAGTGTATGAAGGATGTGATTTCATCGCCAGGAATTCTGTTCTTTTTGCAGAATCGGGCTTTAGATACAGCACCAGAGTTTAACCTGCAGGATTTCAAGGATGTTAGCATGATAATGTGCGGTAAGTACATGTCATTGAGCATCTGTGAAACATTCAGAAAGTATACCTAGGATTTCGCGGATTCACAGGCACAAATGAACGCTGTACTGATGTCGTCACCAGCCGTTGCCACTGGAAACAAGAGAACACATTGATGAGAGATTTAACAATGAGCACGGGTTtaaaaagaaacctacagcatgtCTGAACTTGCTGGTCCACCAAATCCGTGCTCACTTTGTGACAATCTGCCAGAGGTCACAGCTTGAGGGCAATGGCCGTGGCTTGAAGGGAATGTTTCTGAAAGTATTGCAAAACTCTTTCTAATTAACCATCGTCTTTCCAAACAAGCTCCTACGCGCAAGCTTGTATTGTTAAAGTAATCAGGAAGTACAAACGAAGTACAAGCACCTCACTCTgtcaaaccagagataatgggaactgcagatgctggagaatccaagacaacaaaatgtgaggctggatgaacacagcaggccaagcagcatctcaggagcacaaaagctgacgtttcgggtctaggcccgaaacgtcagcttttgtcctcctgagatgctgcttggcctgctgtgttcatccagcctcacattttgttgtctctgtcactctgtcaaaCCGTTTAGTTTCAAAGCATTTCCCGAAACAGAACAGCGAGGAGAACGGAGCGCTCTTATTGTTACTAGTCATCCTTGTCCCACAGACCACACACTGGTTGAAGCTAAATGTCCATATTTCAGCTGCAATGGGACCGAGGGGTTGCTCCCCCAGACAAATCCTTAATATCACAAGGAACCACGAAACAAAGCAACTAAGGAAACGCACTGCACAATTTCTGGCTAGTACTTCAGTATGCAAAGCCTTTCGTTTTCAGGAGGAATGCAATTTGCTTAGCAAGTCCCCAAGCCAAGCAGAAAGCAATATTTTCCCTTTGCTGGATCTCCCTAATGGCACTGAGGCTCTACCTATCTGCAGCGGCTGATGAAGCCAGGTTATCACTGCCTTCTCAATGAAGCGCattaaatgctagcccagccagcgactctcacatcctatgaatgaattttaaaatgatcCCACTCAACTGTACTTGAGCCTGAGAGTTGCACTTCACATCGCCCCCAAGacgttgctggagaagctcagcaggtctggcaacatctgtgaagagaaaatcagagttaatgtttctagttCCCTTTCTAAAGTGTCTGTTTCCTTGTTCAGAACTTAACCAGCTGAACAggagaattttatacattttcatgCTGACTTTTCCCCCCTACTTATCTTAAGCATGAATTCCCTGGCAATTCCTCCTAACTACTTTAAACAAAACCTACCATGATTCCAAACACCATTGTTAATCCTTCCATGAAATCTCTTTGCCCTGAAGTAAATGGAATTTGTCTCGCCTCCCCACACTATTGAATTTTCTCATCTCAGAGCCATTTGGGTAAATCTCATTTGGATCCTTTACAAGGCACTGCTGTCTATTCTGAGTGTGATAGCCAGAAATTGGCTTTCTAAAGCTGAGAATAACTAGTTATTTAGAACAGTTTGCCAGAATTTCCTTCCTTTGTTgttctatgcctctatttattaaaggttatggtgaatgggggggtaagtggagctgagtctcaaaaagattagccatgatcttgttgaatggccgGGAAAgatcgaggggccgaatggctgactcctgctcctagttcttctgttcttattaATCTGAGTATCTGTATGTTACAACTACTTTCCCTATTGCCCACAGACCCATCATCTTTGATGCAACCCATGTCCATGACTGATGCAGAACTGCCCATTTCTGACTATGTGTCTGATCTCGAGGCATGCATTTCATCTTCAGTCCCAGCTGTGGAAGACTCTCTACTGGAGATGAATCTGCAGACAGATCACTCACAACAAGCTGAGCAATTTTGGAAGGATGTGGCAGAAGAAAATCAAAAAGCTCTAGGAGATGCTCTGGATGAAAATGAACatgtaagaaaaaaaaacatcaaaataTTTCTCCTGTTATGCCAGAATTATTTTTAACAACCAAATCTGTACAATATAAACTCAGATCCACAAAGACAGGGCAAATATTAAATCATTTGTATGAACTGTTTCAAAACCAGTGCGTATATACATTTGATGCTCAGTATTGTGGGAGTACCTTGACCATATGGACAGCAGAGCTTCATCAAAGTCCATCAGTGCACCATTGAGGCCAACCCAGGATGGCAATAATTGGAGGCTTTAGCAGAAATGTACAAATCTTAAGAAAGATTAATTACAAATATGTAATGCTTATTCTGAAAACTAGCTGGTCCTTGCTAAATACTTGTGTGTATACAAATTTCGCATATTTAGCATGACTGGCTAGCTTTTTTGAGCAACAGCGACTGAATTTTCTTGCTACAGaaactgagtgaaatacgatgcagaaTTTGTGCAAATTTTATATCATTGTTTATTCAATAAaattacaataaaaaaaacataaactACTAGTAGTCTATATTCGTCTAGAACAAACAATGTTAATTGCTGTACCTGCTCACATTAAAGGAACTGAATTGGAGATACATTGAAGCCCATTTATCATTTTTAAACTTTTGCTGATAATCACTGCATGGTATGGTCAGCAGCACCAAAAGGCAGAGTGAACTTACTTAGTAATATATTTGATTCAGTTTAGGGTGGCTTACTTGAGAAATGAGATCCAGGAATAACAAAGTTATGGAAATATTAAGTCCAGAGATGGGAGGCTTTATTTGGTAGAACAAGGAAAGGATGTCAAATAAGTAATTGGACTAAATTAATCAGCAAGTTTTAAGAAAGAAAAAGGGAATTATGATACTCAACACGGTTCTGTTAAAGCCATACCTGACTGTCCAATTTGATAGAATTGTTTGAAAGTAATCAATTAGCTAAAGCAATTCAGTAATTGAAATGTCATTGTTTTTCAGAAAtaatttcataaaatgtctaGGAACATCTGGTGTATCTTATAAGAAAAAATATATTCAGACAGAAAATGGTTGATGAACAGCAAACAACCATTGGTGTAACAGTTTGTTACTGGACTTGAAAAATAATGGTGCGACTGCATCAGCATTGGGGCCTTTTTTTTCTTGTATATACTTATTATTTAGACTTGAGTATCGGAACAGTATTTCGAAACTTGTTGATTGAAGCATAGTGTCAGAAGAACATTATAAAGGACTTTTAAAAATTTCAGGAATATAAAGTTTttagtgaaatgggagacagATGGTAAATAGCATTTAATATAGTAAGTGTGAGGTAAGTTATGGAATACATGTATCATTGGAAGGGCTGAAGAGTGTGAAAGGCCATGTAGATTTTGAGGTCAAATAGTAAATTCCTTCACCACAGACATACTGGtagatagtgctgttaaaaagacTTTCTAAAATCTGGGTTCATAAATAGGGCATAAGTAGAAAGTTTAAGAAATTATGATGAATCCACATAAAATATTGATTAATCTACTGCCTGatttttgtgtgcagttttatgAAAAGTCTAGTAAAACCAAATACACCAGGAAATCCAAATTTTCTGAGTGGATACCAAATATGGAAATTCCTGTAATGAGTAGAGACTTGTGATGTTGAGACTACATCAATTAGAGAAAAAGATGGTAATAAGAAATCAAGCACAcgtttttaaaatttctgaattTTGATTGGATGAACATGAAAAGCCTATCTCCGCTAGATGCGGGGAATTGTAATTGATGTTTCTGAGACAGTGAAGAGACACAAAAGAAGAATTTTATATTGAGGTAGAAATCATTGTATATGTAAAGGGATAAGTGATAAACATTTACAGCCGAGGACCATATTGAACAACGGAGTGATAGTAAGACAGCGAGGTTGGTTAGTTTTGGATAGCTTGAACAAAGAGCCAGACTAGACATGATTAGCTGAGTGATGTCAATTTGTGCTGTAAACATCTTCAGATCTCCAGATTTTACATTGAGCTATGCTCTAATAAAGTGATTCAAGGGAATCTGTTTCTATATATGGGTGGATTGATAACTAGAGACCATAAATTCAAGCCCATCAGCAAAAAAATGAACGGAAAAGTTTGAACTATTTCTACACAGAGTTGTTGAGACATGGAAGTATCTCCTGGAAAGAGTGAACCAACAGAATtccaaaatatttgaaaaaaataaatggAAGAGCACAAGTAAAGGATGAGAATAAGGGAGAAGATATTTtcaaagaacacagaacaggACACCAGTTGGCCTCCACATGTGCTATAAAATTCTGTAAAATTGATTACAACCCTTCATCCTGATTTTCACAGAATATGTAATTGAAATTTCTGACCATCTGATCGTAATGCAATGGATAATATTTTGGTTTTGTAGAATGCTCACTTTAGTGGTTAACTCATGTTTCCTGTTGCAGCTGCAGGTCACTTTAAAGAGAAAACAGTACGAAATTGTATCACTGAAGGAAAGAAATGTCCAACTGAAAGAACTTGCTAGTAAGGCAAAACATCTGGCATCTATACTTGATGTAAGTATTATAAATAGTAGCGATTCAAGTTCTATTTACATGAGAGGACCAGGGTTCATTTATATATTTGCCCATGTCTACATTAAAAAGTGTTGGCGTCCACAAACTTGAGGTCCCATTCACTTTTAACACTTTAGAAAACTGTAAAGAGATTAGGATATGTCTTTATGTGTATCGAGTTCTGAACTTGTCAGGCAGTTTTCACAACACATTTAGCAGAGCAAAACCTAACCTTTGCCTTCAGAAACTTGTCTGAACAAAGCTATGCTGATCATTTTACATCGCTCAAATAACTAACTGTTTTTCCATtggtgaaaataaaacaaacaaatcatTCTTTGCTCTTTTAAGCAACATAAGTATAAAACAAACATCAGATTaggaaaagatttcaaaacatGTCTCATTGCTAATCTAGGCTGGAAGAACGTCTAGGTTCCAGCTGTGCACCTACTTTTGCATCACTGCCAAATGCACCTCACTGTGTGTAATTTATGAATCTTCCTAAAAGAGATGGTCTCACATTGTTAAATGTTAACACCTTATAGCGTATAATAACTCCATTGTGGCatcaaattgatttttaaaatgctcaCTATTAGAATTTCTGGAAACTTTGAAGCTACAGTGGCCCATGCTGTCAGAAATTTTGAAACGTAAAAATATGGCCTGTGTATTTTTGTAAACATTTTTGACTAAAACTTGCTCTTAAAATTGGAAACCTGATTGCAGTTAGACAAGATTAATAAAGTACTTCTAGCTATAAATTGACATTGCCATTTTGAATTTGGGACTTTTGACCCCATATAGCTGTCCATTTTGTACATTTCAGGCAGAAAAAAATATATTAGTTATTTGAGAATGAAGACTAATAGCAATAAAAAATAATGTTAATTCTTAACATACAATTATAGTTGAATGATACTTTTGATATATATAAATTATGAAAATATTTGTAATTATTCAAATAATTAACATTTGTGCTCTAATAATGGTGCGCTAATGATATCAGCGAATGATTACATAAACTAGGGAGACAATGGCAGTACTGATATGGCCACTGGGCGTCTATTCCAGAGATAGAGTTTTTCTCCAAGGCAGATGGTTCACATAAATTTAGCAAAATCAGAATAAAAATCTTCAGTTAAAAAGATGATTGTTGTAAAGCCCATCTGGTTTTCTGAGgtgctttcaggaaggaaatctgtcatgacttgctccatgttgaacaatacttgAATGTAGGATGGCAAGGACCTACACCATCACCACAAGTGACTTGATAGTGCTGCTACTGACCAAACTGGCTGGGTACTAAAGGTCATTTTTGCTGGGCTGCATCTGTGGCACGTGGTGATGGAACTAACAAGAGAGAAAATTGTACTTGTTTCATTCGCAGTAATCCACATTCAGTAACTGCCTCTGTCCATGGCAGTATTGgcaggagttttttttgttcACCCCGGGACATAgacattactggctggccagaatttattgccagaCCTTGGTTGCCCTTGAGCTGCctgcctgaactgctgcagtccacatgctgtggatTGGCCAACAATATCAtgagggacagaattccaggatatttactcagcaatagtgaaggaatggcgatttatttccaagtcaggatggtgagtgacttggagcgGAGTGTAAAGATGGTGGTATTCCTATGTATCTTTTGCCGTTGTatttctagatggtagtagttgtgtatttggaaggtgctgtttgaggatctttggcgaatttttttcagtgcattttgcagaaagtacacactgctgctaataaGCATTGGTGGTAAAGGGACATTTGTAGATGTGATGCTAaacagtgggctgctttgccctggatgttgtcaaacttcatgactgttgttggaactgcatgcATTCAGGAAAGTGGTGAACATTCCAtcaactcctgacttgtgccgtgtagatGATATACAGATTTTGGGAAGTCAGGGGGTGTGTTACTCACTGAAGTAT
This genomic window contains:
- the mcidas gene encoding multicilin isoform X2 — translated: MALQTCYMHFPQWSFEFQNRALDTAPEFNLQDFKDVSMIMCDPSSLMQPMSMTDAELPISDYVSDLEACISSSVPAVEDSLLEMNLQTDHSQQAEQFWKDVAEENQKALGDALDENEHLQVTLKRKQYEIVSLKERNVQLKELASKAKHLASILDKLMKQECQNVNDTMSEIFSSKLSAKRQRIEDNSFYNQGCDKVDEILKDISEKCSAALQTLSNTDSNCFRTKQYSEELSYNESQETINMYGTFNGLQTSIGCHKVSSDSNELDNDMSFKTSIRDHCTIRTLAFPQGNAFTTRTPNGGFKFRWIPS